The Pyrus communis chromosome 5, drPyrComm1.1, whole genome shotgun sequence region AGTTCTGGTATTGCAAAAGTTTGTGCGTCTGCAAATTAGATCTGCAAATTGGTATTCGAATCTCATATTGCTttacttattttctttttgttcgatttttttaatttttgggttcaAATGGGAATTGTAAGACAGGAAGATTCAGAGACCCATAAAGCTATTGAGTTAGATTATTCAGTAAAAAGTGTGAAATGTCTAAATGTTCTGGTGGGTTTTACATGATTTTTTTCCCCCAAAATTTGTTGTAGATATAATCTGTGGCTTATGGAGTGTGAATGTCAAAAGGGTTTTCTTTGTGTTAAACTGCGGGAAATTTAAGGAAATTATTACTTGTAATTTTTTCTGTCGAATGTTATTGCTGATTGTATGTGTTTTAGTTCAAGCGATTTCGTAAGATAGTCGGTCCCTTGCACTCGTTGTTTGTTGATTTCTGGGTACATCATTCTAGGTAGAGACTTGGAGTCAAAAGGGTTTCTTTGTGTTGAACTGTGGCAAATTTAAGGAAAttattcctttacattttatggGTATTGTTATTGCTGATTGTATGTGTTTTAGTTCAAGAGAGTTCGTTAGATGGTCAGTGCCATACTCTTTTAAGCTCCAAGTGTTTACCTACCTACAACGTTGTAGGTAGGTACTTGGAGTTAAAAGGAGTTGTCGCGTTAACCCTTTTATGTGCCTTGTTCTTTGTGTTCTATTATGGTTTCGAAGAAATTCATTACTTGCAGTGCACACCTTAGTGTTATCATTgtgtattgtattttttttttctttatctaaATCATCCGAGTGTGAACTTGAATTTGTTGCCTTACTTTTCCACTTTTATTTCCTCGTGTGTATTGCAGACTAAGAGAACCAAGAAGGCGGGCATTGTTGGGAAGTACGGTATGtgcattttgcattttttttcccttcgcccgtatatttttttgaatttgtggTGAAATGAAGGATTATGGGGAAACGGTATAACTTGTGTGTGTGCACGCTCACACAAACAGGGTGGCGGAGGGTACTTTTCAATGATTATTTGTTCGATGTTTATAATCTTTGTGAAACACAATCACACAGTTCACAaagaaaattttggattttgaattgGTGGGGTCCTATTTCTAGAAACTATTTAGTAAACAGGGATGATTTGTTGTTGGCATGATCAAATGGTTACAATATTTTACATGTTTATGTTATAATGGTGAATTACTTATTTTTGTATGGGTTCAGGCACCCGATATGGTGCTAGTCTGAGGAAGCAAATCAAGAAGATGGAAGTCTCTCAGCACAGCAAGTACTTCTGTGAGTTCTGTGGGAAGGTACTTACCCTACCATCTAAAGTCTGGTTTTCTTGTGAAAAGTTAGGTTTAGAAATGCAACCCTTCTAATAAAAATGCATGGTTGCAGTACGCGGTGAAGCGTAAGGCTGTTGGAATTTGGGGTTGCAAAGATTGTGGCAAAGTGAAAGCCGGAGGCGCCTACACACTGAAGTAAGGACTTTGTAGGGATAAGTTCTGTTTGTCATGTCTCTGTAACTTTCTATGCTGGGATTATAATTGTGTTTAATGGTTATATTTTGCAGTACTGCTAGTGCTGTGACCGTTAGGAGCACCATCCGAAGGCTGAGGGAGCAGACCGAGAGTTAGAGCTGCATTATTCCCTTGTTTTCGATGAAACCATCTATCATTTTCTtaaagtttgactcatgttttgTTATGTACTTGTATGCGGAGCTTTAGTTTTGACTAAGCGGCGTAATGGTTACTGAGTTAAATGATCTTTGTTTGGGTTAGTTACGTTTTCAGGTGATATTGCATTGGTATGTTTTAATTAGCAAATTTGTAGGTACGATATCCACACCCCGAACCCTGTTCTATGATTTGCTAGCAATACAGCCATGGACGTCTATGAATTTTCATGGAAAGTCTGTACAAGTGATCTCGAAGTGCAATGCCCGCAACAATACTCGTCAATTAAAGAGTATTTCTCTTGTTCGATATAAATTTTGCAAAACTTAAGTAACCAAAATTGAAGGGACCGGACAGGATCCGTTTTTGTAATTACAAAATCCGTACCCGAACCTGCTGGACCCGCCCCGCCCCGCCCCTTGGGTATCTTTCTATATCTGTAGGTTTATTAGTTTCCTTGGTTTTAGTCTTTTGACCCTTTCATAAGTTTAAACAAGTTACTTTTTTACACGACTGTGATTCCctcgaaacaaaacaaaatctcgCACACATCTATCCTCTTTTCATTCAACAATATTAGAGGAGAATGCGAGCTAAGTCGCGCAATATGTCAGTTATATTTTTAAACCGTACTGCTAGTGGTAATCCATTCTTACGTAAAAGCAAATTTACGCTTTTAACTCTAGATTGCGCAATACAGCCAAACAGTGCTTGGCCCTACACGTTATGAGTATGAGTCTTTCCTTCGTACATGCAAATGCAAAAGTAACTCGTTCAAATCACAAAATGAAAAGTTTATACACAAATGTCAAACTGAGAAACCGCCGGATAATTTGACCATCTTGAATCGAGATATATAAGATTAAATGACTCGCTTTGTGCTCATGTTCATggacaaacaaaagaaaaatgcgTAAGTAGAATGGTTATTGGTTACTGAAGATTTTATCTCCTTGTTAAAATACTAAACAGTAAACATACAACACTGGCTGCGTCGAGGTTTTACCTGGACACAGAACTTATATATTACATCTACCTCATCTATACACAACACGCGCTAAGATTGCAGAGCGAAAAATTAGTAAAGTACTCGGATGCCGACCAGCATTCCCTCTTCTTTCTCCCTATATGCATACACAACCTAACAAACAACATAGATGTAAACTCTGATACTCCCCATAAATGAGTTTAAAGAAGGATCATCATCTCAACACAAGATGCCGAAGAGAACACGAACATAAAACTTGAAGCTGCCGGAGAAGGGAAACCATAAAACTTCCTCTTGTTCTCACACCTCGCAAACTTGCATGGATAAGTCAGTCCTCATTGGGATTTTCATACAATTTGAATTGGCATGTGGTCACTGCTACTGTTATGCTGCATTTGTTTCTGGACAGCTTTCACTGCTGCTACTCTAGCTGCATTTGCTGCCCTATTAGCTGCCGTTACGGCCCTGTTCACTCTTTCATCCACCTTGGCTACATCATAGGCCTTCTCGGACACCATTCTTGCTTCCTGATTGTAAGTATAACACAGAATAATAAAACAGATTAACAAGAAATACCATTGGCTATTCAGtgttataataattgtcaacCCGATTTCATGCTTCCCTAAGAACGTGATTACTGGAAATAATCAAGGATTATTTGAAGTTGCAGAGTATGAGTGCTACATGTGTTTCTTTCATTGCCAAAAAGTATGAAACATAATCATGCAAAAATTCATTAAATATTACAGGTTACAATTATGAGCTAGAATGAATTCTACGTCACGccaattgtaattttttttctaggaTCCTGGCTTCAGCAGTCTTCTTTAACTTGACAAAAAGTGATATGGTGAGCACCAAAAACTATAAACATCTTGACCTACAATACTGTTCAATGGCCAAACCAACTAAGGGCACAAAATTGTTACACATCTGCTACGATTGCATGCCACAGACAAATGCAGAGGGTAAACACAAATATTCTATGTAAATAGTATGTACCTGAACCGCATTAAGTACTTTGGAATGATTAACAGCAACGGGAGATACAGGATAAATTGCATTCTGTGTGCTTGGAACATCAAGGACTCCATTTTGCCAGTGACCAGCTTGAGTTTCCCCATTTCTAAACGTGTACATACCAAGCCCTTGCCTTCTACCCTCATGCCAAGCTCCCTCATACCTATGCCCATTTGCAAATCGATAGACCCCAAACCCATGCATTTTATCCGCAAAATATTCTCCAGCATACGTGTCAccatttctgaatttttttaatagaaaaaaaagcAGAAATTCTGTCAAAAATCAATTCTGAGCATTTACATATAGATTTCTATTTAGCCACAACAGAGATAGCCGTACATATATAAGGTCgaaaccaaacacaaaaataattgCCCATTTATAAAACATGTCTGCATCTCAATATCTGATGAAAGGTGAACTAAAATGATCTCAGTATATAAGTTTTCATTATCAACATATATCACTGTTCTCCTTAAAACACATGGTCAAAAACAAGCAAGGAACAGTTTAGCGTCCCATGCCAAATAAAGGTTATAATATTGTTCACAAATCTTATCTTGGGGTGAGTTCCGTAATTCAAGCACTAGACAGTATGTTTTCCACCACTTATGCCGTTCATTTCTATAAGTGTTAAGCGAACAACCCTAGTACTACCTTGAAATCATCTCCACTTTCATGATCTTTTGGAGTAATATGTTGCACTCCCTCGAGCATCACCCACATCCGTTTATTTAAGCTATTCAcatcctttcttctttttttccccaACAGTAAAAATCCTAACACCCAATGCCTAAAGTACTTGCTGCCCAGAATATCCAGCAACAATCACGTACAACAGAGATGAAAgcccattatttttttagtcctACTACAAACGTTAACCGAAAGAACTCAATCCCGTTGATGATGTTTATGAATCCAGAAATCTACCTACATCAAGTGGCACAATCCATAATTAACAGTTTTATAATCTTATCACAAACAAGGAACAGACCAACCAAAAAACTTCAGAGACAATGCGGAAACAACATCAATAAGACAATATTGGTATCGCAATAACAAAATACATAAGCAACAAAATAATAGAGCAAAAATCCCGAAAATCAGTGGCAAAGTTACCTGAAATGGTAGTGACCAAGGCCGTGCTTGACACCCCACTTGAATTCCCCAACATATCTACTCCCATCCTCACAGGTATGAATTCCACACCCATGACTCTGCCCATTAGACCATTCCCCTGCATAAACATCCCCAGTGTAAAACCTATACACCCCAAAACCATGCCTCAAGCCCTGCCTATACTGCCCGCGATACCGGCTTCCTCTCGCCCACGTCTCGACGCCATAACCATCATACTTACCATCAACCCAATCCCCCTCGTACCTCCCACTCATGTAATAGTAATACACCCCACTTCCTGAACATTTCCCCTTGTGAAATTCACCCTCATACACGTCTCCATTGCTGTAAACCTGAACCCAACACCCCGAATTCCCTCTCTTTTCGGCTTTGGGCCGCGACCCGATTGACCAAAACACCGGGAGCGGCGGCCTAGAGGAGGTCTTGAGCTTGATTGGGAAAGACCTGGCGAGGAACAGCCGTATGGACGGGAGGCGAGGGAGGGCGAGATTGAGGGAGAAGAGCAATGCGGCGGAGAAAGCGAAGGCGGAGAGGAAGTCGAGGAAGAAAGAGTGGCTAGGGTGAGAGACCAGGAAGTAAAAGAAGGGCAAAGAAAGCAGTAGGAGGAGGCGGCGAAGGCGGTTAACGCGACGGAGGAGGCGAAAGAAGGCGGATTTGGCAGCGATGGATGGGGAAAAGAGAGGTGGTTTTTGCGGCGGAGGTGGGAATTTGTGGAGGGTCGGGGATTTGGAGAGGGAGGAGGGGGCTTGGGTCAAAACGGGTCGCTTGTAAGGTGTGGTTTGAGGGATTGGGGGGTCATGGTGGGGAAAATGTTGAGATGGGTAACGAGGGAATTGGGAGATGTGATTGAATTGGTGGGAAATCGAGGAGAAGGAAGAATAAGGCGGCGATGGCGGTGgtgcggcggcggcggcggcggcagaGGCTGAGATTGGGTTGTAATCGGAAGAGACGCCAATGCTTTCTGTTCCGATCTGAGCTTCTGATTTCTTCTGATGCATTACATATGGAAAAACACAATACAGTGAAGAAAAACACCAACAATTAAATCCAACAAACAACAGgaacagaaagaagaagaagaagaagaagaagaagaagggtttTTTTGTGCGTTGGATTTGGTTGTGGGGTTGGGAGAATGtttctcttaatttttgttAGGGTTGAGATTAttgggagagagaagagatgtTGGGAAGAGCGGGGCGTGCGCAGAATTAATGGCAAAAGAGTGGAGTGTTTATACAATCGTCAATTTCCAATTTTGAAATATCAGAGAGAAAGacatgaagaagaagagagagagagagagaggagtgagagagatagagaggggTCCATTGGCTATATCTGACAACTCGAAGCGACAAATAAGACGGCGAGGGTAAAATAATTATTTGTCTGAAACAGTAAATACGCGTATTATGCAATTAAATATGGGTATTTATCAttaatagccaaaatttaatatccaatttcgtaaatatcattattttaaaaaaatttcaaatatagcAGAAAACTCACGTGAATATACCTAAATACCATCAAGATCCAAAACCCAACACTTGAATAGATCTCCTAGGCATTGTTGTTCAAAGTGCGAGGCCGCGCCAGAGAAGGATCTTGAAGGTATGGACACTACAAACAGTAAACATCCTCTACAATCAAACCCAATGTTGTGAGTTCCACATAGAAGTGGTCGAGTAGGTTGATTGTTTGACATGAATCGCTTTCTAATTCAACTAAAGCGAACCCCATTCTCCTTACAGGACTAATACCTTCAAGTGTTGCTGCCATTTCAATCTTGGGCAACAGACCTAAATCCTACCTTGTTCCATACACCAGCAGCAACAAAAGCACCTTGCCAATCCCTTATAATTACATTCTCTAACCTTGTAGCTCCATCCACGTTCACCTTAACCCAACCCTATCTCGGAGTCTTCTACTCATGCTACAACAGTTGCAACGGTGACGACGAGCGAGAGACATTTGCCATAAATTCCTGTAACCATGTAGTAGCCCGCTAAACAACAAGTGGGTGACCGGTCCTGCCATTCCACACTCTAGAATTTCTCTCCAACCAAACAGTCCAAAGAATAAtgcaaattgaattaaaattctttggttttggttttaattttaagagtttaattcattgaatttagttcatgtttatttggttttaattttgagggtacttaagtctatttaagtgaatttctgttatttttgaaagattttataaTATATGATATTTATGAAATCTGGTGTTAAATTTTGGCTATTATCGATAAAAACTCATTAAATATGTTCTTTAAATTGTcgaaagattatattcacataCCCCCAATTAACTTCTcccacaatttttttaattttttaatattttctacacaccactaacacttgataaaaaaatattaaaaaattaaaaatatgtgggagaagtaatttgggATGTATGAATATAATCTCCTTAAATTGTCAAGGGTCTTTGCTGCTTTAAGAGTAACCAAAGTTTATGGAAAACATGTGCCGCCTTCTCCTCCTCAGACTAATTCAAAAGGAGTTTATACAAAAGCATGTGATTTTCTATATAGAAGAGGAGTTCTTGCATTCGTTTATTTTCAACCATAGTTAGACAATGCCTAATTAGATTATTAGTTCCCGGAATGATAGAGTAGTTGGAAGATAGTtcatgtggtaaaaaaaaattaggatttaagcctCTATGGTGATGTCTGTTAGAATTTaggcctaaaattgaaaatttcatcaACTATGCTCTAATTGTTAGCACGTGGGGATACATATGAGGCTAACTTTATCTTTTTAAATCTCACATATGAGTCTTTATGTGTTAATAATTAAACGGAGAGTTGATAAACTTTTCACCTTTTGACTTAAATTCTAGCATTTTTACCGCATGGGCTATCTTCCAACTCCTCTACACGAAAATAGTCATTCCCCTTACATGTTAGCGAAAATCATTGGTGACAAAGGATGATTTCTACTAAATAAACATGGTCTCATCTAATAAATTGCTAAACCTCACTCTTGAAtgttaaaaatagagaaagacGTGGGTGGTAAGTTACAAGACCGAGGGGTAGTACCAGCTAGGAGACAaagtcttttattttctttaggaGAGGAGACAAAGTCTTTGCTATTAATTTTCTTCCTTATTacaagttataatttttttttttttgtactaatCGACAGTAAGAAAAGGGGAGAGAGTTTGTATCGGGAGTCCATTTAAGAAAGTGGTCCTCCTGAAGGAAATGTGGTGATTATTCTTGGATGATGTCATAACCACCATAGCAAGTATCTAATTTCTCGTCTTCGAATGCTTTATTTCTGAACCATTCGAAGGGTCTAGCACACCAATGTGAAATCAATTCCGATGGTATccatgcttttttttcttttcttttttaatatttggggAAAATAGGTCTTAACAAAAGATTGCTCCACAGCCCGTGTACCGAATCAATCTGAGACTGATAATATTCATTTCTGAAAGAGCTACAAACTCTTGTGATCacttagggttagggttttcctAATTGAAGAATGAACTGGTTTAGGGTTATTTCCGATTCTTGGCCTATCCATAATTTGACATGAGATGACAAAAGGAAATCTCAACATGATTGAAGTTGCCTTTTGCCCAACAAAGGGGCTTAGCTTTGTTCGAAAATAGTTCTTCATCAATGACGTGTCATATCAGTCGAAAGTGAAAAAGCCATTAGCCAAAAGGTACTCATTTTTTGTCACTTTGTACTACGGTATAGTAtgaggttttaagttcgaaAACCTTGAATGATCAATTTGATATCAATGTATTATACTCTTAATGTAAATGTATAGTTATATCAAACAATGTTTCCTTTGTTCTTTagtctattttttatttctatgttcaaaaattaattcaaatgtgtgaatttaattatatttcaaCTAGTACTGTCATGGAGGAGCTAGGATTTTATGTGCGGAGGTTCAAACCCttatacaagtttttttttttttaaagatggaATGGATGATATACAGAAAATGGAAATTGCATGGAAATTATAGGCTTTAAGAAAAATTCTTCGGGGGAAGGCCACGTCTGGTTGTAATGTAGCTCTATCACTGTTTATTGGTCTAGTGGTACTTTTATTCATATAGTTAAAGAGAGATTCTGAATTCGAATACTTCCAGTACCCATGATAATCATcgacaaaataaaacaaaactacGAATTTTTAGAGTAAAACTGGTCAATTGATAATTTTGCTAAAATAAGTATTCATAAAAGAAATAGATTATTGATATTGTTTAAATTCACATAAATTTTATAGTACGCTTTAATTTGAATGTTGATAGACTATCGCttggataaaaataaaataaaaattgtcacAAAAGGGTAAACATATAGAATGAAATGTCACCATGCTTTAAAAAAATGCGCTCCGCAATTTTTTCCCGACATACTTTAGGCTATGTTTGGGTTAGGGATTTCAATGTCTCAAGACATTTCCATATCCAAAAGGAATTAAGATCGAAAAATGGATCACCAAATATTAGataagaaaattagaaatgctTGTCACATTTCCTTTGAAATGGTCATGAAAGGATTTTTAATATCTCATATCTAACGAATACTTCAAATTAAAATCTCTTCAGACTTGAAAATCCTCCCCCTAAGCATAGCAATGATCTTGTGATTCGATTTTATTTGACCAAACATATCCGTCCTGACTTGTTCATCAAGAAAAGAATGCTTCAATGATTTTGAAATTCATGAACCATATAGCATACATATGTTTAAGTAGATAACACAATTATTTTGAAGTCTTGACCAGACAAATCTATCATTTGCTCCGTCAAACCCGGCTCTTCCCTTTAACCACTTAATCACGAGAGATCTTTCATTGTGACGGAAATACGGAGTGGTACattacgtgtcattatacaaattgtgggatatatatattaaaaatttcataacttaaagataaaattttccaccacttatataaaaacacgagGTGTACCATCCTTGTAccaatcataataaaaaatttctccttaatCACAACTTAAAAATGTGGGaaatggatcctctccggattccttcctcctaatccaccaaatcagggGATCTGTACTGTTGAAATTGATTCAACGgctgaagttattataatttttaaagtgggctcatgtttgtaaccgttggattaaatttcaaaagcacGAATCCCTTGATTTGATGAATTAGGAGGAAGAGATCCGAAGATGATCCATTTCCAAAAATGTgcatatgttttatgttttttggaTCAAACCAACCAgttgtgtgtgtttgttttttttttttttttttacaaatttggaGAACCAAGGTCGAAATTAATGAGTTGAACTTGTCCAATCATTGGAATTTGTCTCAGACAAGAAAACCATTACAATTAACTGCAATTACAATAATCTACTAGAGCAACAATAACTATTTCCTCTGTTTGGAGTGCCAAGTGTAGTCTGCGAACGTACTTCGTATTTTCGAATTGGTAGTATAATGCAATCATCGTTTGTATGTGTAATTAATTATGAATTACGATTGTTATGTAACTTGGAACTGTAAATTCAAACGATTATAACTTTACATCTTTTGTAATACTGATGTTGAATGTTAACGTTATAATGTAACATTGTTATACGTTATTGTAATATAACATTGTGTGATTTTGTGACGCATTCTAGTGAATAATTTATTACATACTGTAACAAGACGTTCATGGTGTGATCATAAACATTGATTTTGTAATCCAATCATGTCTAAGTATAATAACCTACATTAACAGTGTAATAAGACGTCCACAACGTAACTACTGACTTTGTAGTAGTAATAACAGTTTGTGTTAATCAATGTAACCTTAACATGATTGTATAGTGTGTAAAGGAAGGATATTATACTTGACGTGAATGCATCACACTACCAACAAATAATATGCCTAAAATTCAAAAGGAGAAGCATGCAATTCTAACCAACTTAACTTAACAAAATCCAAAGTTACTGTGTTTGAAATGCAAAATTTTAGAAATTCCATTTACTTAGAATATCAAGTAATAAGAATGTTGGTGGTTAATTACAAtcgaggtttttttttttttttttttttttttctttctctctctcaaaaatTTACAATCGAGGTCTATGTGTTCGAAGAGTAAAAATGTTGGTGGTCAATTGCAATCATACCTTATATTCTTCTCACTTTGAGGAAGATTTTTGACGATCACAAGTTGTATATCTGCTTGTGTCTATTTCCACATTCGGCTATAATTACTACCCATTTCTCCCgctatataataataaaagtttTACAGTAAATAATTACATTGATTTTTGTTTAAGGATTAAGAACCAAAACTATAAAACAAAGCCCATTTGGTgggatgaatgagatttagCTTTAGGAATAGGATTAGATTGGCGTGGATTTGTAAGACATGACTTGGAACTCATGTATAAAGATAAATTAGATAATCTACTCTATTATGAACTCATATAACTCATCATGTCCAGTCATATCCATCTCACATTTGACATAACAAACATTGGATTGAACTCACATCTATTTTAATTGATCACAACCTATCTCATCTAACCCACCAAACGGAGCCTTAGAGTCTCCCAATCTGCTATGTtccaaaaaagaacaaaaaagagagCCAAAGTTGCATAGTTTGTATGTAGTTACACATTTTGGCCATTTCAATAGAGTCAACGAGTTAGATTGTTCCAAAGGTTGCAAAACCATAGACAAAATAATAATGTCCACCAGTTTGTATGAATTTCATTAGACAGTGAAACAACTTCACTTTCAAACTAACTAGTATATGTTCACATACAAAGTGCttgaaattttttacttttgtatttaaaattaaaggagagaggaagagagagaacaTGGGAGTGGAGAGagaggtttggttttttttttttctactttttaccattttattttttaaattagataCGATAAAATCACCTGTGAGGATTAaacaaaaaacagcaaaattttgttttataaaattacGTTACCATCTTGAACTTTTTATtgtgacaaaaaacaaaaatatcttctctctttttttattgacaaaaagagTTCCATCAATACAtactttagataagtttagccGTACCAGTTCCAATCATGTCTTCAGATGATCCAAAGGAAAGTTCGCATCCCTTTCGGACAATGACCAATTTGTTTCTGTAGTTCGAGTGTTTTTTTAGCTTTATTTTTCAGGTCGGACATCTGCGGTGAAAGTTTTGTTTACATCAAGGAGTAACTGAAAATTTCATATCTACTAAACAGAAATTTCACAAAAGGCACGCATGGAACGGTAATTGAAAGGTAAATTTACCTATCAATTTCCACGCGTGCCTCGTGACACTTTCGTCCAACAGTGACAAATTCTCAATCTCtttgattaaaacaaaacacgACTACAGGGACCTGGTTGAAAAACTAAttgtaaaaacaacaaaactacAGAAGCCAAATCCATCACTATCCTTGTAAAAACATGCAAACTACAGGGACCCAACACCACCTTGCatgaacaaaatgaaaaactCATGTTCTAAGTGCGATTTAACTTCAAATACTACCGTTCTTGGCATTACATCCATCAAGCAAATGATAGTAGCACATTAAATATATAAACAGGAAAGTTGTGTCAAAGGGGCATAAGATCGGAGCATGATTAATCATAGTAAAAGGAATGATAAACACGAACCCCTAATGCAAAGCACATCAATCTcaataaacaaaatgaaataactTACAAGCGCTCCGTTATCTCatgattaaaattcaaagaaagGTTTGCTACTTTGCTCTGCAAATAGGCCAACTTGCACATTAAGCATTTCCAATGGTAGATCACTTGTAGTACTTTCTGAGCTACTGCATCTTACCTCACTTGTCACAGCCAGTCCTTCTACCAATGGAGGCATGAAGCAAGATAAGAACCAAGGCTGGTTAATAGTAAACCTCATCACAGGTTTTGCTGCTTGCACTGTGGTTACGGCTTGTGGAGCTTGAAACCAAAAACTCTTGGAACGTAACTCTGTGTCGCCTTTTGTGGCTTAAGGTGTCCATACGTCATCAAGAATAAGTGCGGAAATGTGGTTCCAAAATACGCTCCGTCAATATCTTCAAAGTGTTCAGGAAATTGAGATATAAAATCAGAATGTCAAACAAAACTCGAATATGGTAAAATAATaaccatgagagagagagagagagagagagaga contains the following coding sequences:
- the LOC137733793 gene encoding large ribosomal subunit protein eL43; the protein is MTKRTKKAGIVGKYGTRYGASLRKQIKKMEVSQHSKYFCEFCGKYAVKRKAVGIWGCKDCGKVKAGGAYTLNTASAVTVRSTIRRLREQTES
- the LOC137734654 gene encoding uncharacterized protein, producing MHQKKSEAQIGTESIGVSSDYNPISASAAAAAAAPPPSPPYSSFSSISHQFNHISQFPRYPSQHFPHHDPPIPQTTPYKRPVLTQAPSSLSKSPTLHKFPPPPQKPPLFSPSIAAKSAFFRLLRRVNRLRRLLLLLSLPFFYFLVSHPSHSFFLDFLSAFAFSAALLFSLNLALPRLPSIRLFLARSFPIKLKTSSRPPLPVFWSIGSRPKAEKRGNSGCWVQVYSNGDVYEGEFHKGKCSGSGVYYYYMSGRYEGDWVDGKYDGYGVETWARGSRYRGQYRQGLRHGFGVYRFYTGDVYAGEWSNGQSHGCGIHTCEDGSRYVGEFKWGVKHGLGHYHFRNGDTYAGEYFADKMHGFGVYRFANGHRYEGAWHEGRRQGLGMYTFRNGETQAGHWQNGVLDVPSTQNAIYPVSPVAVNHSKVLNAVQEARMVSEKAYDVAKVDERVNRAVTAANRAANAARVAAVKAVQKQMQHNSSSDHMPIQIV